In Candidatus Effluviviaceae Genus I sp., a single window of DNA contains:
- a CDS encoding DUF401 family protein → MEREVVALAVSIAVVIALLRFRVDLGITMLVAAAALALAGGRAPLWALRELGRAAIAKDTLLLLARIVAIIALGEVAAKLGYLNRLVTGLRQLIPDNRIVIALMPAFGGLLPMPGGAMLTAPMVESSVPPGGATPEQKFFVNYWFRHVWEYIWPLYPGVVVGAALVGRRVSDISAHNWPLTLAAIAGGTVFVLRRVRAGRNERGGNGARQAHRDVALGMLPFAVVIAGVLVLKLEVVIVVLAVIALLVAFGRPAVRDVLRAFAHGVEYQVVTLIVGVAAYNQVLTEARIIDAVPEMFVRLHMPVPLVICLVPMMLGLITGVTLAFIAVAFPLLLPLMGGPDVNMNLVMLAYASGFVGCLLSPVHLCLVLSRQYFKADLASSYRLLLLPSLVVMAVAAVLALV, encoded by the coding sequence GTGGAGCGCGAGGTCGTCGCGCTAGCCGTCTCCATCGCGGTCGTCATCGCGCTCCTCAGGTTCAGGGTCGACCTCGGGATCACGATGCTCGTGGCGGCCGCGGCGCTCGCGCTCGCGGGCGGCCGCGCGCCGCTGTGGGCCCTGCGCGAGCTCGGGCGCGCCGCGATCGCGAAGGACACGCTTCTCCTGCTGGCGCGCATCGTGGCGATCATCGCCCTCGGCGAGGTCGCGGCGAAGCTCGGCTACTTGAACCGGCTCGTCACGGGGCTCAGGCAGCTCATCCCCGACAACAGGATCGTCATCGCGCTCATGCCGGCGTTCGGAGGGCTCCTCCCAATGCCCGGCGGCGCGATGCTCACGGCGCCCATGGTGGAGAGCTCCGTCCCGCCGGGCGGCGCCACGCCCGAGCAGAAGTTCTTCGTGAACTACTGGTTCCGTCACGTCTGGGAGTACATCTGGCCGCTCTACCCCGGTGTCGTCGTCGGCGCCGCGCTCGTGGGGCGGCGTGTGAGCGACATCTCCGCGCACAACTGGCCGCTCACGCTGGCCGCGATCGCCGGCGGCACGGTGTTCGTGCTCAGGCGCGTCCGGGCGGGGAGGAACGAGCGCGGCGGGAACGGCGCGCGGCAGGCGCACCGCGACGTCGCCCTCGGGATGCTGCCCTTCGCCGTCGTCATCGCGGGCGTGCTGGTGCTCAAGCTCGAGGTCGTCATCGTCGTGCTCGCCGTGATCGCGCTCCTCGTCGCGTTCGGGCGCCCGGCAGTCCGGGACGTCCTGCGCGCGTTCGCGCACGGGGTCGAGTACCAGGTCGTCACGCTCATCGTCGGGGTCGCCGCCTACAACCAGGTGCTCACCGAGGCGCGGATCATCGACGCCGTGCCCGAGATGTTCGTGCGGCTCCACATGCCGGTGCCCCTCGTCATCTGCCTCGTGCCGATGATGCTCGGTCTCATCACGGGCGTCACACTGGCCTTCATCGCGGTCGCCTTCCCGCTCCTCCTCCCGCTCATGGGCGGCCCGGACGTGAACATGAACCTCGTCATGCTCGCGTACGCGTCCGGCTTCGTCGGGTGCCTCCTCTCTCCGGTCCACCTCTGCCTCGTGCTCTCGAGGCAGTACTTCAAGGCGGACCTCGCGAGTTCGTATCGCCTTCTCCTTCTGCCCAGCCTTGTGGTCATGGCGGTTGCGGCCGTCCTTGCCCTCGTGTAG